One stretch of Plasmodium vivax chromosome 8, whole genome shotgun sequence DNA includes these proteins:
- a CDS encoding diacylglycerol O-acyltransferase, putative (encoded by transcript PVX_095120A), whose translation MNRENDDLRRFKGRPLFENVHRVKQTSLLSHKALDIDMKGFLNLAVILICTVNFRLILERIKKQGFVVNLPHSSEVVKNLPLLICFLCLSVSLFFSWFIERHVTCWLLCQPCGSDEGVGGRKGPSGRFLREGKGSKMKELTNCEFMDQMGCSRASDEATNDGSVQSGGKSPSGVRRRGGRRGQRGGVQEEEGEEVEEAEEADEAVAASRGYPFGSLANNPHSRSEKPRGWKNFHLSIFLLRCINSVFILLLPYLTVTHYDAEPILSSILLTISIVWFFKNYSFHQVCYDTRKLHIEQVNLERIKDPSFEISYVKNYPHCLKLKDYFTYILMPTLCFQYTYPRTDRTRWSHVAKYSIEAILLTVMVKIILEQYIFITIENTFTMKEFRSAVLTVKVTHIIERMLKISIGTLYIWLIGFLIVFHHWCNILAEITRFDDRLFYKDWWNASSFADYWRKWNLPIHYFIHRHINKPLIYYGFNRNFSMVIVFFISALLHEYLISIPLKLGFSGYIFFFFIGQIPLIQLTNNDYFKKHKTTGNSIFWIVFCITGQPLILFIYYYSWGSRKGILHR comes from the coding sequence ATGAATCGCGAAAATGACGACTTGAGAAGATTCAAAGGCAGACCTCTGTTCGAAAACGTGCACCGAGTGAAGCAGACGAGTCTGCTCTCGCACAAGGCCCTAGACATTGACATGAAGGGGTTCCTAAATTTGGCGGTGATTTTAATTTGCACCGTGAATTTCAGGCTGATCCTGGAGCGCATAAAGAAACAGGGGTTCGTTGTGAATTTGCCTCACAGTAGTGAGGTGGTGAAGAATTTGCCTCttctaatttgttttttgtgtCTAAGTGTAAGTCTGTTTTTCAGTTGGTTCATAGAAAGGCACGTGACGTGTTGGTTGTTGTGCCAGCCGTGTGGTAGTGATGAGGGTGTCGGGGGTAGGAAGGGGCCTTCTGGGCGCTTCCTACGTGAAGGGAAAGGCAGCAAGATGAAGGAGTTAACTAATTGTGAATTTATGGACCAGATGGGTTGCTCCCGAGCGAGTGACGAGGCGACAAACGATGGGAGTGTGCAGAGCGGCGGGAAGAGCCCCTCGGGGGTGAGGCGCAGAGGTGGAAGGAGGGGGCAACGGGGGGGTGtgcaggaggaagaaggggaagaagtggaagaagcggaggaggcgGACGAAGCGGTGGCCGCGTCGCGAGGATACCCCTTTGGCTCCCTCGCCAACAACCCTCACAGTCGAAGCGAAAAGCCGAGGGGGTGGAAGAACTTCCATCTGTCAATTTTTCTACTGAGGTGCATAAACAGCGTGTTCATCCTGCTGCTGCCCTACCTAACGGTGACCCACTACGACGCAGAGCCAATTTTATCGTCGATCCTGCTTACGATTTCTATAGTCtggttttttaaaaattattcgttTCATCAAGTTTGTTACGACACTAGAAAATTGCACATTGAACAGGTGAATCTCGAGAGGATAAAGGACCCCTCATTTGAAATAAGCTACGTAAAGAATTACCCCCACTGTTTAAAACTGAAGGATTATTTCACTTACATTCTGATGCCGACGCTGTGTTTTCAGTACACCTACCCAAGGACGGACAGAACCAGGTGGTCCCACGTGGCCAAATACTCCATAGAGGCAATACTACTAACCGTAATGGTAAAAATTATCCTAGAgcagtatatttttattacgaTAGAAAATACATTCACCATGAAAGAATTCCGGTCGGCTGTGCTGACTGTTAAGGTCACTCACATAATCGAGCGGATGCTAAAAATTTCCATTGGGACTTTATACATTTGGCTGATTGGGTTTTTAATTGTATTTCATCATTGGTGCAATATTTTGGCTGAAATTACTCGATTTGATGATAGGCTGTTTTACAAAGACTGGTGGAATGCCAGCTCCTTTGCAGATTactggaggaagtggaacCTGCCCATTCATTATTTCATCCACAGGCATATTAACAAGCCGTTGATTTACTACGGGTTTAACAGAAATTTCTCTATGGtgattgtttttttcatttctgctTTGCTGCACGAGTACCTGATTAGCATTCCTTTGAAATTGGGTTTTTcgggatatatttttttttttttcattgggCAGATTCCCCTCATCCAGTTGACGAACAAcgactattttaaaaagcacaAGACCACTGGGAACTCCATTTTCTGGATTGTCTTTTGCATCACTGGCCAGCCcctcattttgttcatttattaCTACTCCTGGGGGAGTCGCAAGGGCATTCTCCACCggtga
- a CDS encoding HesB-like domain containing protein (encoded by transcript PVX_095105A), with the protein MMFCGPRRYAYHFEKTSVPSKGEAAKRLDHLVVRISRNRRNDAFEESAVSQAELEATLRTGGVRSGLGSGLRSGAKNDPKGGPKRGAHFTASFGPNDESEERRGQEYLLNELNEFVPVDRGGGGVGGTVKSSPQSGDPKGGKHTPPSEDPKGSKHATKRAPPLGSHHDEEAKLERLLKKRQGIKKDIVTITEKARDEIKQLVKEYRSKKDGDPNYILKLFYIIKGCNGLTHSFNFVHKNELHANDELIFEDDGRENILLAIDSKCILYVINTTLDYYRDDLTERFIFTNPNVTSVCPCGTSFHFNRGGGSGGDSGGVSGGVSGGG; encoded by the coding sequence ATGATGTTTTGTGGCCCACGTAGGTACGCCTACCATTTTGAGAAAACCAGCGTTCCCAGCAAAGGGGAGGCAGCCAAGCGGCTGGACCACTTGGTGGTGAGGATAAGCCGCAATAGGAGAAACGACGCGTTTGAGGAGTCGGCGGTGAGTCAAGCCGAATTGGAGGCAACCCTTCGCACAGGTGGGGTAAGAAGTGGGCTAGGAAGTGGCCTAAGAAgtggcgcaaaaaatgacCCAAAGGGCGGCCCCAAACGTGGTGCACACTTCACGGCCAGCTTTGGCCCAAATGATGAAAGTGAAGAACGGCGGGGGCAGGAGTATCTGCTGAACGAGTTAAACGAGTTTGTCCCCGTGGATAGGGGGGGCGGGGGAGTTGGCGGTACGGTGAAGAGCTCCCCCCAGAGTGGAGACCCCAAAGGGGGTAAGCATACACCTCCGAGTGAAGACCCAAAAGGGAGTAAACATGCTACCAAgagggccccccccctgggcagCCACCACGATGAAGAGGCAAAGCTGGAAAGGCTACTAAAGAAGAGAcaaggcataaaaaaagacatcGTGACGATAACGGAAAAGGCAAGGGACGAAATTAAGCAGTTAGTAAAGGAATACCGGAGCAAGAAAGATGGGGATCcaaattacattttaaaattattttacataatcaAAGGATGCAACGGACTGACTCATTCGTTTAACTTTGTTCATAAGAATGAGCTGCATGCAAATGATGAACTTATCTTTGAAGACGACGGTAGGGAGAACATCCTCCTAGCGATTGATAGCAAGTGCATACTCTACGTCATTAACACCACGCTGGATTACTACAGAGACGATTTGACGGAGCGGTTTATCTTCACGAACCCGAACGTCACCTCCGTTTGCCCCTGCGGGACGAGCTTCCACTTTAACCGTGGAGGGGGCAGCGGCGGGGATAGcggcggggttagcggcggggttagcggcgggggcTGA
- a CDS encoding D123 (regulator of eIF2), putative (encoded by transcript PVX_095115A), which translates to MDTAQEGMQGDKGGIPPRGDVDEAVKAVEAVEATETAEATEAAKEEGTADDCPCVTHPLGDDTVLLSSFLYDYLMNNFERIHLILNSRKVKDSLVGHVKEKAQKLKMRLEDCEHGRRVLGRDETLQMVREIHLDGLLLLSTDEADVEFSHNLVKVAVDLHPDRGVATVTSNECTLISRKWDYNLGGVVAGGGQPNGVATSKEEAPSKEAATRTPPAARQNQLKVVLRGNEANEANAANAANAANAANEANAATLANGVLRSIKLHSISGETTLEEKKKKSFSPNFRECCCAPSANDVERGIRQMNAFLFSLFEPHFYNSSLKKSNAIRYKELYEMYHSVMIKSRSIKLNDEVVRYLLLDSVFLPSYVKRNRLRAVQEEDNEYSSFDSYSDASSGGEAVEAAATADEATHSEVKSAHVSTNNGIEEATQLRCPQDDPTSHPTHNRFHDETSEKRQRKSLFQSEQFRSQLEEIQQAIEELNGSVFLRVNYKNLKKGSFVNSFSLEVNTLYDALLMLKSSTDVYKTLKENQTSSENNHLILSKYVHLNLCFLFDVYVYRNSVVAVSQKCLNYFFPFLSKPDVIEDVIRTISTFFKKHIRDTFPQDHYILQLYIHTFRKTNKKKVLLINAKSWLFKNKHPVFTNKFLTNYLFTEGGEAPGEEDTHRGGLTDWGRLTDVHMTTTTKEEEKGNQAGAAKEEAQSDLYVCDGVLYYCITKDEAIYKKNANLYPKDLSYVKEGEIDMDSLLQTIKMQNEGAPPEGSAAG; encoded by the exons ATGGACACTGCCCAGGAGGGTATGCAGGGCGACAAGGGGGGAATCCCCCCAAGGGGTGACGTGGACGAAGCGGTCAAAGCGGTCGAAGCGGTAGAAGCAACCGAAACCGCCGAAGCAACCGAAGCGGCGAAGGAAGAAGGCACGGCGGACGACTGCCCCTGCGTGACGCACCCCCTTGGTGACGACACAGTCCTGCTGAGCTCATTCCTTTACGATTATTTGATGAACAATTTTGAGCGCATCCACCTGATTCTTAACTCTCGCAAAGTGAAAGATTCCCTTGTGGGTCATGTTAAGGAGAAGGCACAAAAATTGAAGATGCGGCTGGAGGACTGCGAGCATGGAAGAAGGGTACTCGGGCGTGATGAAACCCTCCAAATGGTCCGTGAGATTCACCTGGACGGGCTTCTTTTGCTGAGCACTGATGAAGCAGACGTGGAGTTTAGCCACAACTTGGTTAAGGTGGCAGTTGATCTGCACCCGGACAGAGGCGTCGCGACGGTCACTTCGAACGAATGCACCCTCATCAGTAGGAAGTGGGACTACAACCTCGGCGGGGTTGtcgcgggggggggccaGCCAAACGGGGTAGCCACGTCGAAAGAGGAAGCCCCATCGAAAGAGGCAGCCACGCGAACCCCCCCTGCGGCAAGGCAAAACCAACTCAAAGTGGTGCTCAGGGGAAACGAAGCCAACGAagccaacgccgccaacgccgccaacgccgccaacgccgccaacgAAGCCAACGCCGCCACCCTCGCCAACGGGGTGCTTCGCTCCATCAAGTTGCACTCGATAAGTGGGGAGACCAcattggaggaaaaaaaaaaaaaaagtttttcccccaatttcCGCGAATGCTGCTGTGCACCTTCGGCAAATGACGTAGAAAGAGGAATCCGCCAGATGAATGCCTTCTTGTTCTCCCTGTTCGAACCCCACTTTTACAATTCCTCTTTGAAAAAGAGCAATGCCATAAGGTACAAAGAACTGTATGAAATGTATCACAGCGTAATGATAAAGTCGCGTAGCATAAAGTTGAATGATGAGGTCGTCCGGTACCTCCTGCTGGATTCTGTTTTCCTCCCAAGTTACGTCAAGAGGAACAGGCTGCGGGCTGTGCAGGAGGAGGACAATGAGTACTCGTCCTTCGATTCTTACTCGGACGCAtcctcggggggggaggcggtggaagcggcggcGACGGCGGATGAGGCCACCCACTCAGAAGTGAAAAGCGCACACGTAAGTACCAACAACGGAATTGAAGAAGCGACTCAATTGAGGTGCCCCCAAGACGACCCCACTAGCCACCCCACTCACAACCGCTTCCACGATGAAACGTCTGAAAAACGCCAACGGAAGAGCCTCTTCCAAAGCGAGCAGTTCCGCAGCCAGCTGGAGGAAATCCAACAAGCCATCGAGGAACTCAACGGAAGTGTCTTCCTGCGAgtgaattacaaaaatttgaaaaaggggTCCTTCGTGAACAGCTTCAGCCTGGAAGTTAACACTCTCTATGACGCCCTCCTCATGCTAAAAAGCAGCACGGACGTTTACAAGACGTTGAAAGAAAACCAAACGAGCAGCGAAAACAACCACCTCATTCTCTCCAAATACGTGCATCTCAACCTCTGCTTCCTCTTCGATGTGTACGTCTATCGCAACAGCGTCGTGGCGGTGTCTCAAAAATGCCTCAActatttcttcccttttttgtctaAGCCAGACGTTATTGAAGATGTCATACGCACCATAAGCACCTTCTTCAAGAAGCACATTCGAGACACCTTCCCTCAGGACCACTACATTTTGCAGCTGTACATTCACACCTTTAGAAAAACCAACAAGAAAAAAGTGCTCCTCATAAATGCCAAAAGCTGGCTCTTCAAAAATAAGCACCCCGTTTTTACGAACAAATTTTTGACCAATTATTTGTTcaccgaggggggggaggcccctGGAGAGGAGGATACACATCGGGGGGGCCTAACTGATTGGGGCCGCTTAACCGAT gTGCACATGACCACCACCAcgaaggaagaggagaagggCAACCAAGCGGGTGCTGCCAAAGAGGAAGCCCAGTCTGATTTGTACGTCTGTGATGGCGTCCTCTACTACTGCATCACGAAGGATGAGGCGATTTACAAGAAGAACGCCAATTTGTACCCGAAG gaCCTGAGCTACGTCAAGGAGGGCGAAATCGACATGGACAGTCTGCTGCAGACCATCAAAATGCAAAACGAGGGCGCCCCGCCAGAAGGCAGTGCTGCTGGCTGA
- a CDS encoding hypothetical protein, conserved (encoded by transcript PVX_095100A), whose translation MYAKGANVQNGVNGPKDENYRNDENRRNDENRRNDENRRNDENRRNDENRRNDENCQNNKMNMNNYKNIMHNQKKKKMGLMDMDYLDQAVKFSKADKKGNNCVAGRGPHQEVCDGAQVEEEEEEEEEDDEDDEEDDDDDDDDDDDDDEDYQIGDDEEDDDDDDDDDYEEEEFDEEARQINFNSYNNYYYEAGKAEEGEHNLQTDHQRGDKNGKLQNGEAKTDRKNELMFERYNKLLANYRTKKEQMTKEQMTKEQMTKEHCGGKATSREGGEAEEAASCCYSCNSSDEAAAEAAAESAACGASPPLNSRIADERNPNSEYYLTGDTAYLRGENDSFIADVLNRIDQIYNKQSRYSNLKNVNDSNNSICINDLNLNLISDYLNVDISVFHKKTTVLLLGNPQSGKSSFINWFTESYVQNTSSIAKKNEITYVDIKNNFKFNFKRLNNANYQFGLMNRHKNRGGSYGSSHYHRERQTTQMNTNHMGDPNEQDHLSSPGSPIHTMDEHNQNERVILSGENCDYLFKPFQKLRKKAHNVKKYLFGKICYQNHLTKYMNRINSVSFLDTSGINDICDAEYDEIVMNLSKYVDAIFLFIDSNQFSINNRLLRIINYLMDNQLNKVTICLTRIDMLQKISLYRVVFYLTQYFLRSLNLFRYSLASPHGAASLLDGAQLEPDAGHHGAANGRGEFDWRSGLPKQSTLDWRSGLPTQNTLDWRNPLSKNAQVINQFFNRSIRSFQNVLLFPKMITKMISRRSAGGDVDHVAQCYGEEEGGYNEGGRSYGGGAHHYAGEEPYQDDRPPRYGGDQSNFHTPHRKGERAQEKSTGEEETGGILKKILTKSYNSFKDKILSSASAAKGGIGRLNSMRAGGPAPAGKASMGRASVGKASTGKASTGPPPTKRGDPPKSTEGKLKTHLDKLFEKKINYGDCLKNLSIFCVVLIYEVVTTIYSLLHTSINSYIKRTSGGRGRATNVDRLHQLDDANKLKYTDVHDSGSNTYKVLEFLTIYLPEIPSDLLKKEKWKYEKAKLEGANRKYIHERGNRFSCNVPYEHDPYGGRVKSDLSGDDQDDHIDSRHGNSRYPQRRSIPEEYLFLGNGNAGMSRYGAHARGDYAKGGYPRGSYFPGADNDVSRESFLTDSDYHVNGRSSAYLPPGIHSGMRSGVNSGMHSGMRSGMGSGMGSGMRTGLRNEDVRELNMIHELLFKIDETIDLKSNQSIYMLKRDLEKIRSTCLKKITDNEHVVKQNRSLRIQNIKFYFFKYMAIFFGFIISLLRYDLLVYFNFIKPELLFSIFSKYFLFLSSYNKNSLFIAVNVLLVAAYLCLYVRYNRRNYFKSLGKSDLNKLKIILLFTQIIFDEINQLHLRLLGGREREDPGQPSAPSESSGPSDREGECGWYGGDGDYRHSRHSRHSRR comes from the coding sequence ATGTACGCCAAAGGCGCCAACGTGCAAAACGGGGTGAACGGCCCCAAAGACGAAAACTAccgaaatgatgaaaatcgccgaaatgatgaaaatcgccgaaatgatgaaaatcgccgaaatgatgaaaatcgccgaaatgatgaaaatcgccgaaatgatgaaaactgccaaaataataaaatgaacatgaacaactacaaaaatataatgcacaatcagaaaaagaaaaaaatgggcctGATGGACATGGACTATTTAGACCAGGCCGTTAAGTTTAGCAAAGCGGATAAGAAAGGCAACAACTGCGTGGCGGGCAGGGGCCCCCACCAGGAGGTTTGCGACGGTGCgcaggtggaggaggaggaagaggaggaagaggaggacgacgaagatgacgaagaagacgacgacgatgatgacgacgacgatgacgatgatgatgaagacTACCAAATTGGCGACGACGAGGAAGACGACgacgatgacgatgatgacgattacgaagaggaagagttCGACGAGGAAGCCAGGCAAATAAACTTCAACTCTTATAATAATTACTATTACGAGGCAGGCAAGGCAGAGGAGGGAGAACACAATCTGCAGACGGACCACCAGAGGGGGGATAAGAATGGAAAGCTGCAAAACGGGGAGGCCAAAACGGATAGGAAGAACGAGCTGATGTTTGAGCGCTACAACAAGTTGCTGGCAAATTACCGAACcaagaaggaacaaatgaCGAAGGAACAAATGACGAAGGAGCAAATGACGAAGGAGCACTGCGGCGGAAAGGCCACGTCCAGGGAGGGCGGGGAAGCCGAAGAGGCGGCCTCCTGCTGCTACAGCTGCAACAGTAGTGACGAAGCCGCCGCCGAAGCCGCTGCCGAATCCGCCGCGTGCGGAGCGAGCCCACCCCTCAACAGCAGAATCGCCGATGAGCGTAACCCCAACAGTGAGTACTACCTGACGGGAGACACCGCCTACCTGAGGGGAGAAAACGACAGCTTCATCGCAGATGTGCTGAACCGAATAGACCAAATTTACAACAAACAGTCCAGGTActccaatttaaaaaatgtaaacgaCAGCAACAACAGCATCTGCATAAATGATTTGAATCTGAATCTTATAAGCGACTACCTAAACGTAGACATCTCcgtttttcacaaaaaaactACCGTCTTGCTTTTGGGCAATCCCCAGAGTGGAAAGAGCTCCTTCATTAACTGGTTCACCGAGAGTTACGTCCAAAACACCAGTTCGATTGccaagaaaaacgaaatcaCCTACgttgatataaaaaataatttcaaatttaaCTTTAAGAGGTTAAATAATGCCAATTACCAATTTGGGCTTATGAATAGACACAAAAATAGGGGCGGATCTTATGGCTCCTCTCACTACCATAGGGAAAGACAAACTACACAAATGAACACTAACCATATGGGTGACCCCAACGAGCAGGACCATCTCTCCTCTCCTGGTAGTCCCATACATACCATGGATGAACACAATCAAAATGAGAGAGTAATCCTGTCAGGAGAAAACTGCGATTATCTGTTTAAGCCATTTCAAAAACTACGGAAAAAAGCCCATAATGTTAAAAAGTacctttttggaaaaatttgcTACCAGAATCATCTAACCAAATATATGAACAGAATCAATTCAGTTTCTTTTTTAGATACCAGTGGGATCAATGACATCTGTGATGCAGAGTACGACGAAATAGTTATGAACCTGTCTAAATACGTAGATGCaattttcctctttataGATTCTAACCAGTTTTCTATTAACAACAGGCTCCTTCGAATTATTAACTATCTGATGGATAACCAGCTGAACAAAGTCACCATCTGCCTCACCAGAATTGACATGCTTCAAAAAATTAGCCTCTACAGAGTGGTCTTCTACCTCACTCAGTACTTTTTAAGGAGCTTAAATTTGTTCAGGTACAGCCTGGCCAGCCCCCACGGGGCCGCTTCCCTCCTCGACGGGGCGCAACTCGAGCCGGACGCGGGGCACCACGGAGCAGCCAACGGACGCGGTGAATTTGATTGGAGAAGCGGGCTGCCCAAACAGAGCACCCTCGACTGGCGAAGCGGGCTGCCAACACAGAACACCCTCGATTGGCGAAACCCCCTGAGCAAGAACGCCCAGGTGATAAACCAGTTCTTCAACAGATCCATTCGGTCCTTCCAGAACGTCCTGCTCTTCCCCAAAATGATCACCAAAATGATCAGCCGGAGAAGCGCGGGGGGGGATGTAGACCATGTAGCACAGTGCTACGGAGAGGAAGAGGGAGGCTATAACGAAGGAGGCCGCAGCTACGGTGGGGGAGCGCACCACTACGCTGGAGAGGAACCCTACCAGGACGACCGACCACCCCGCTATGGGGGCGACCAGAGCAACTTCCACACACCGCACAGGAAGGGCGAACGCGCGCAGGAGAAATCCACCGGCGAAGAAGAGACAGGCGggattttgaaaaaaattctgaccAAAAGTTACAACTCGTTTAAGGATAAAATACTCAGCTCGGCGAGTGCCGCCAAGGGGGGCATCGGCCGGTTAAACTCGATGCGGGCAGGGGGGCCAGCTCCGGCGGGGAAAGCCTCCATGGGCCGCGCGTCCGTGGGGAAAGCCTCGACAGGAAAAGCCTCGACGGGGCCCCCCCCCACCAAACGCGGCGACCCGCCAAAATCGACCGAAGGAAAGCTGAAAACTCACCTGGATAAGCtgttcgaaaaaaaaataaactacgGGGACTGCCTGAAGAACCTGAGCATATTCTGCGTGGTCCTCATCTACGAAGTGGTAACAACCATCTACAGTCTGCTCCACACCAGCATAAACAGCTACATTAAGAGGACGAGTGGGGGGCGAGGACGAGCTACCAACGTCGACAGGCTCCACCAGTTGGATGATGCCAACAAATTGAAATACACCGATGTGCACGACAGTGGGAGCAACACATATAAGGTACTCGAGTTTTTGACCATCTACCTTCCCGAAATTCCAAGCGACTtacttaaaaaggaaaagtggaAATATGAAAAGGCGAAACTCGAAGGAGCCAATCGAAAATATATTCATGAGAGAGGAAACAGGTTTAGCTGTAACGTTCCATATGAACATGATCCGTATGGGGGGAGAGTGAAGAGCGATTTGAGTGGCGATGACCAGGATGACCACATAGACAGCAGGCATGGCAATTCCAGGTATCCTCAGAGGAGAAGCATACCGGAGGAGTATCTCTTTTTGGGGAATGGGAACGCTGGGATGAGCAGATACGGGGCCCACGCCAGGGGGGACTACGCCAAAGGGGGTTACCCCCGCGGGAGCTACTTCCCCGGTGCGGATAATGACGTGTCCCGCGAGTCCTTCCTGACGGACAGCGACTACCATGTGAACGGGAGAAGCTCGGCCTACCTCCCCCCCGGTATTCACAGCGGAATGCGCAGCGGAGTGAACAGCGGTATGCACAGCGGAATGCGCAGCGGTATGGGCAGCGGTATGGGCAGCGGTATGCGCACCGGCTTGCGCAACGAAGACGTGAGGGAACTTAACATGATACACGAGCTGCTATTCAAAATCGACGAAACGATCGACCTGAAGAGCAACCAAAGCATCTACATGCTCAAGCGAGACCTCGAAAAGATTAGGAGCACCTGTTTGAAGAAAATCACCGACAATGAACACGTTGTGAAGCAAAACAGGTCCCTTAgaattcaaaatataaaattttatttcttcaaatatATGGCCATCTTTTTTGGCTTTATTATTTCCCTACTGAGATACGACCTGCTTGTCTACTTTAACTTCATCAAGCCAGAATTGCTCTTCAGCatcttttcaaaatatttcctcttcctttcctCATACAATAAAAATTCGCTGTTCATTGCTGTGAACGTGTTGTTGGTGGCTGCCTACTTGTGTCTGTACGTCAGGTACAACCGGCGTAACTACTTCAAGTCGCTGGGCAAGAGTGACCTGAACAAGCTCAAGatcattttgctcttcacgCAAATCATCTTCGACGAGATTAACCAGCTGCACTTGAGGCTCCTCGGCGGGCGGGAGCGGGAAGACCCCGGCCAGCCCAGCGCGCCAAGCGAGTCAAGCGGGCCAAGCGACAGGGAAGGCGAGTGCGGCTGGTACGGCGGCGACGGGGACTATCGCCACTCCCGCCATTCGCGCCATTCACGCAGGTGA